One window from the genome of Corynebacterium sp. SCR221107 encodes:
- the tal gene encoding transaldolase, translating to MNAIDKLAQAGTSTWLDDLSRERITSGNLKELLTTKSIVGVTTNPAIFAAAMSKGTAYDAQIAQLKAAGASVDEAVYAMSIDDVRDACDIFAETFEASGGEDGRVSIEVDPRISADAEATLAQARELWAKVDRPNVMIKIPATPGSLPAISDALAEGISVNVTLIFSIERYREVIAAYIDGIKRAAAAGVDVSSIYSVASFFVSRLDTEVDRRLEEIGSAEALALRGKAGVANAQLAYALFEEEFAKAELPVGANVQRPLWASTGVKNPEYSPTLYVTELAGPHTVNTMPEATIDAVLAADDIRGATLGDATAAGTMEAIAAAGIDFADVFEVLEREGVDKFVAAWNELLEKMGARLA from the coding sequence ATGAACGCAATTGACAAACTTGCCCAAGCTGGCACCTCCACCTGGCTTGATGATCTGTCCCGTGAGCGCATTACGAGTGGAAACCTCAAGGAATTGCTTACCACCAAGTCCATCGTCGGCGTGACCACCAACCCAGCGATCTTTGCCGCAGCAATGAGTAAGGGAACGGCATACGATGCACAGATTGCTCAGCTCAAGGCCGCAGGCGCATCCGTCGATGAAGCCGTCTACGCAATGAGCATTGACGACGTTCGCGATGCGTGCGATATCTTCGCGGAGACTTTCGAGGCCTCGGGCGGCGAGGATGGACGCGTGTCCATCGAGGTCGACCCGCGCATTTCCGCCGACGCCGAGGCCACCCTTGCCCAGGCTCGCGAGCTGTGGGCCAAGGTCGATCGCCCGAACGTCATGATCAAGATTCCTGCAACCCCTGGCTCCCTGCCAGCCATCTCTGATGCTTTGGCAGAAGGAATTAGCGTCAACGTGACCCTGATTTTCTCCATCGAGCGCTACCGCGAAGTTATCGCTGCGTACATCGATGGCATCAAGCGTGCCGCAGCCGCCGGAGTGGACGTGTCGTCCATTTACTCCGTGGCCTCTTTCTTCGTCTCCCGCCTCGACACCGAGGTCGACCGCCGTCTCGAGGAGATCGGTTCAGCTGAGGCACTCGCCCTGCGCGGCAAGGCTGGCGTGGCCAACGCGCAGCTGGCCTACGCCCTGTTTGAGGAGGAGTTCGCCAAGGCCGAGCTACCTGTTGGCGCCAATGTACAGCGCCCGCTTTGGGCCTCGACCGGCGTGAAGAACCCGGAATACTCCCCCACGCTGTACGTCACCGAACTTGCCGGACCTCACACGGTCAACACCATGCCGGAAGCAACCATCGACGCCGTCCTTGCCGCCGACGACATTCGTGGCGCCACCTTGGGCGATGCCACCGCTGCCGGCACGATGGAAGCCATCGCCGCCGCTGGAATCGACTTTGCCGACGTGTTCGAGGTTCTCGAGCGCGAGGGTGTGGACAAGTTCGTTGCAGCGTGGAACGAACTGCTGGAAAAGATGGGCGCTCGCCTGGCCTAA
- the zwf gene encoding glucose-6-phosphate dehydrogenase, giving the protein MTPSDSSEPSDARFGDETWSNPLRDKQDKRLPRIAGPSGMVIFGVTGDLARKKLLPAIYDLANRGLLPAGFTLVGYGRRNWSKAEFEAYVEKAVKAGARTDFRDNVWARLAEGMEFVTGNFDDDAAFDNLATRLGELDVERGTAGNWAFYLSVPPDNFSDVCHQLQRSGMAQGPGASWRRVIIEKPFGHDLESAKQLNNLINSVFPERSVFRIDHYLGKETVQNIMALRFANQLFDPLWNSHYVDHVQITMAEDIGLGGRAGYYDGIGAARDVIQNHLIQLLALVAMEEPIDFTPEELQAEKIKVLRATTPVEPFARTTARGQYSAGWQGSEFVPGLRDEEGFDPDSTTETYAACTLMINSRRWAGVPFYLRTGKRLGRRVTEIALVFKDAPHQPFDAGTRHAQGQNVVVIRVQPDEGMLMRFGSKVPGSAMEVRDVNMDFSYSEAFTEESPEAYERLILDALLDEASLFPTNEEVELSWKILDPILQYWAKSGRPEEYPAGTWGPESADRMLARESRVWRRP; this is encoded by the coding sequence ATTACTCCTTCGGACTCGAGCGAGCCTTCCGATGCCCGGTTCGGCGACGAGACATGGAGCAACCCTCTTCGAGACAAGCAAGACAAGCGTCTCCCCCGCATCGCCGGGCCTTCTGGCATGGTTATCTTCGGAGTCACCGGCGACCTCGCGCGCAAGAAACTCCTGCCCGCCATTTATGACCTGGCTAACCGTGGCCTCCTGCCCGCTGGTTTCACACTCGTCGGCTACGGTCGCCGCAACTGGTCCAAGGCGGAGTTCGAGGCCTACGTTGAAAAGGCCGTCAAGGCTGGTGCCCGCACCGACTTCCGCGATAACGTGTGGGCACGTCTGGCCGAAGGCATGGAATTTGTCACTGGCAACTTTGACGACGATGCCGCCTTCGATAACCTAGCCACTCGCCTGGGTGAGCTTGATGTTGAGCGAGGTACAGCAGGTAACTGGGCGTTTTATCTCTCCGTACCGCCGGACAACTTCTCCGATGTTTGTCATCAGTTGCAACGCTCGGGCATGGCCCAGGGACCAGGTGCCTCATGGCGTCGCGTGATCATTGAAAAGCCCTTCGGGCACGATCTAGAGTCCGCCAAGCAGCTCAATAACCTCATCAATTCGGTATTTCCCGAAAGGTCGGTCTTCCGTATCGACCACTACCTGGGCAAGGAAACCGTCCAGAACATCATGGCATTGCGTTTTGCCAACCAGCTTTTCGATCCGTTGTGGAACTCCCACTACGTTGACCACGTGCAAATCACGATGGCCGAAGACATCGGTCTCGGTGGCCGCGCAGGCTACTACGACGGCATCGGCGCTGCCCGTGACGTCATTCAAAACCACCTCATTCAACTATTGGCTTTGGTGGCCATGGAGGAACCGATTGACTTTACCCCGGAGGAACTCCAAGCAGAAAAGATTAAGGTGCTGCGCGCAACCACACCGGTAGAACCCTTCGCTCGAACTACAGCCCGTGGCCAGTACTCCGCCGGCTGGCAAGGATCCGAGTTCGTTCCTGGTCTACGCGACGAGGAGGGGTTCGATCCTGACTCCACCACCGAAACCTATGCGGCCTGCACGCTGATGATCAATTCCCGTCGCTGGGCCGGTGTCCCCTTCTATCTCCGCACAGGCAAACGCCTCGGCCGACGGGTCACCGAAATCGCGCTTGTATTCAAGGATGCGCCACACCAACCCTTTGATGCCGGAACCAGGCATGCCCAAGGCCAAAATGTGGTGGTCATTCGCGTCCAGCCCGACGAGGGCATGCTCATGCGCTTCGGCTCCAAAGTCCCCGGCTCAGCCATGGAAGTCAGGGACGTCAACATGGACTTCTCCTACTCTGAGGCGTTTACCGAAGAATCCCCTGAGGCTTACGAGCGCTTGATCCTTGATGCCCTCCTCGACGAGGCGAGCCTATTCCCGACCAACGAAGAGGTTGAGTTGAGCTGGAAGATCCTGGATCCGATTTTGCAGTATTGGGCCAAATCCGGACGCCCGGAGGAGTACCCGGCGGGTACCTGGGGACCAGAGTCCGCCGACCGCATGCTGGCACGCGAATCCCGCGTCTGGCGCCGCCCTTAG